The following proteins are co-located in the Chlamydiota bacterium genome:
- a CDS encoding glycerophosphodiester phosphodiesterase has product MLTHAFEKSHLLIFGHRGSPLRFPENSLLSFKEAMNAGADGIECDVRLSRDYQVFVFHDEKVLRLTHQKGSFKDYFARDIKKLDLGYPFGISRKIQIPTLEELLTSLGKRSLFYIELKGNFSLETQMHLLAQKTMNVLKKLELIDRSILVSFDYKVIRWIKKKNPKYMTGLNFSKLEELNASRKDHFHYLDCLCPQFSLLNPSLMKEAKDHSLDVMTWVVNTKKDLCKAIRLGVKGVVTDDPKRVVRGKKKLGLGLK; this is encoded by the coding sequence ATGCTCACACATGCATTTGAAAAGTCCCATCTACTTATCTTTGGTCATCGGGGCTCTCCATTACGATTTCCAGAGAATAGCCTTTTAAGTTTTAAGGAAGCGATGAATGCTGGAGCCGATGGGATTGAATGTGATGTACGTTTAAGCCGAGACTATCAAGTTTTTGTCTTTCACGACGAAAAAGTATTGAGGCTTACTCACCAGAAAGGTTCTTTTAAAGATTATTTCGCTCGAGATATAAAAAAATTAGATTTGGGGTATCCCTTTGGAATTTCGAGAAAAATTCAGATTCCTACTTTAGAGGAACTTTTAACAAGTTTAGGAAAAAGAAGTCTCTTTTACATTGAGTTAAAGGGAAATTTTTCTTTGGAAACTCAAATGCATTTACTTGCTCAAAAAACGATGAATGTTCTCAAAAAATTAGAATTAATTGACCGATCTATTTTAGTTTCTTTTGACTACAAGGTAATCCGATGGATTAAGAAAAAAAATCCAAAATATATGACAGGTTTAAATTTTTCTAAATTAGAAGAATTAAATGCCTCGCGAAAAGACCATTTTCATTATTTAGATTGTTTGTGTCCTCAATTTTCTTTGTTAAACCCATCCTTAATGAAAGAGGCTAAGGACCATTCTTTAGATGTAATGACTTGGGTGGTGAATACAAAAAAAGACCTCTGTAAGGCTATTCGCTTAGGGGTGAAGGGTGTCGTGACTGATGATCCCAAAAGAGTTGTAAGGGGTAAGAAAAAACTAGGATTAGGATTGAAGTAG
- a CDS encoding CPBP family intramembrane metalloprotease — MFALFELLTLISRGIENTVWIVALHIITIFFYLISGMLISRRLNQPSLPFIIYFTRPKKHPLPFGFYKIFRVIGVYALTVCLLTFFLFQWTHPQVASFLRDSLTSLNASKIHVELSSILIFTTVAFYEEIVFRLFIQGFVRFIFKKYTWNGVVAILFSSLLFSLGHFGILETWWVKFVQTFVIGIILGKLMKKYGMEISFAVHTILNIFALYTAPLLLQS, encoded by the coding sequence GTGTTTGCTCTATTTGAACTTCTAACCTTAATTTCACGGGGAATAGAAAATACCGTTTGGATCGTTGCTCTCCATATTATAACAATCTTTTTTTATCTTATCTCTGGAATGCTGATTTCACGGCGCCTAAATCAACCCAGTCTCCCTTTCATTATTTACTTCACTCGACCTAAAAAACATCCCCTCCCCTTTGGTTTTTATAAAATATTTCGAGTGATAGGTGTTTATGCCCTTACGGTTTGTCTATTGACCTTTTTTCTCTTTCAATGGACCCATCCTCAAGTGGCAAGTTTTCTAAGAGACAGCCTCACGAGTCTTAATGCTTCAAAAATTCACGTTGAACTAAGTTCCATCCTTATTTTTACGACCGTAGCCTTTTACGAGGAAATAGTTTTTAGGCTTTTTATACAAGGATTTGTAAGATTTATTTTTAAGAAATATACATGGAACGGGGTCGTTGCCATTTTATTTTCTTCCCTTCTTTTTTCACTGGGACATTTTGGTATTCTTGAAACGTGGTGGGTAAAATTTGTTCAAACCTTTGTGATTGGAATCATTCTAGGTAAACTCATGAAAAAATATGGAATGGAAATTTCCTTTGCTGTTCATACCATTCTTAATATTTTTGCTCTGTATACAGCCCCACTACTACTTCAATCCTAA